ATACAATTTGTCTAATTTGTACcacaatatattttgttgaaattatttaatatatttaatatattaaactgataataatttaataatcatttaataattaaactgatTAGctcgattaaattaaattaaatattgacgAGACGCCATGGCAGAACTACTGTTTCTAAAAGATTCTTCGTACTGACCCCCATAGTCCCCATACTCGTCCCCGGGATGGGAGAATATGACACTCGCTGCGGAATAGAGTTTCCGGATGTTCAGTATCACGTCAACGAAGCCTGAAATGTTGAAGTGCATGTTCGTCGAGCTCATGGAGATGAGCAGCACCGAGAACATTAAACAGAACAGTAATCTCATTTCTTCGCCGCTGGAGAATCGGACGAGGAAGAAGTTTACTACGTGGAGAGAGAAGTTTACTGGCGAACCGACTAAACGACGGCTAAAATTTCCACTAAACGGGACAAATGTTACCCCGTCGAGCACAATGTGAGGTAAACGCAGGGATGTACGTGTTGCAAGACCATTCATTTCACGTTACTCCAcaaatttgaaagaaaagaCTTTTAAGATACACCGACGTGCATGTCCGACCCTGCGGCTATGCGCGGAAAGTGcacatttcaatttataaCACTGTGGATATTTTGTATGCATTGGCGAGCATGTACGCTGACGGATATCAGCTCCATTAGAAAATTACAGATCACATCTTAAACAGGCGTTTACTAGAATAAATGTTATCAAATGCTGCTAACGTTTCGACTGACAGCCAACGCAGTGGACATTTTCCCTCATTTCTCTTCATTCTTGCTGGAGAACGCGAGATGATCATTTTCTCCAATTGGATGGACGATACTCTACATAATTGAGTCGCACATATAAATTGTGCAATTCAAcgtaaagttctttttttcaatttagaaattaaattgaagaGTAGACCAATCGaattaatagtaatgataGTTTCATTATCGAGACGCGCAAATAATTcttcagttaattaaaattaaaaatgacgaGATTGATAGCAGATTGACGTAGATGTGTACATACATCTGTCGCGTTTGTTTCTATGATAAGTCTCCGGAGTGGCGCGTGATTACTTTTCCAGTTTTTTACATGTGGGAAGAAGAATGATTCATTGAGCGACGTGGCCGACAGTCATCAAATTCGCATTGTAACGATGGTGGCATCAGTTAATGACTCGACGACAATGACCGGCCTTCCAGAACGTGCGAAATCTTTTAATCGACGAGTACCATTAAGAAGTACCGtgtaaggaaataattattgacTATTGACATCGTTAGGATTATAATCGATCGTGACTCCGCTTTTATTCACATCGTCGTATTTCTTGCCTCTTGGAATCGCAAAACGATTGCCTCGCggaattgaaattaatattttaattgttatgtaattaatattatttacgtgCATAATTGTGTTACTTTTACATTACACCATTAActgtcattttattttgtatttaatcgtacatactaataattttagcaattatgttattaattatattaattattattatttatatatatattcataattgTGCGGAAAATAAGGACGTCTCTCTGCACGCTATTTTCTGCGAGAACTTCGGATTTCTGCATCAATCAGGGCGCCTCAAGTTGAAGTTATACATCGCAACAGCATTGTGATACTTCAATTATCGGACGCTCGCATTTAACGATTATATGGAACAACGCAGTGGTTTTTATCGCGACTTATCGTAGCTTCGTTTCGCGATATAGATACGCTACATTATATGAAGCTGCACAAACATGACAGCGTTTCGTCGTGACGTAGAAAGGCCTAGAAAACGTGACTCTACACGAACGTTGCTCGGCAGCAAAGGCCGTTGCGAATGACCGCGCTCCTTTCCCTGCCACTTTCCAGACGCTTCTGGATTATACTGTTATGTCTCTCTCCGCAATACTTTTAAGCTTTCGTCAAATCTCCGATACACCTTTTCGCCAGCTCTCAGTGAGAGGAAACGTACATGTCGCATACGTTTGTATAATTCATCTTACATTTgaagattatatttaatattatctataataatttacttctcGGCAAGATAaagcatttatttaaaatttatttaaaaatcttttagaTTCTTGCATTTAACAATGCACAAATCTTCGTCCGTTTGCATCCGAAGTTTAATTTTGGTTGAATTTCTCTCGCATCTGATGCAACAAGAAGCGTCTCCACGCTTGTTCGTCAGTCATGGTTTCATTAAATggtttatttaacataatttcctattttatttatagaatcAATCGTAGAAAGCTGGTTTTGCAGGAACCGCGTTATGTACTATGATGCAACTTACGTCGCGCAACGGTGCAACGATGTTATTATCCAACATGAGTCATCGTACATACGGCATTAGTCACGTGGACTGACCTGTCAAAATCGGCAGTCTCATTCAAAAATGGCGCCGCGCGCTGCGACTTCCTCCGTTCGAATCATCCTGGCAGCGAGTCGCTCCCTCGTCCAGAAAACTGCCGAAAAATTGTGCACGTCGCTGCAGAAATCTTCCCGTCGGCGTGTCTCGACGTTGTCGCGACCGGAATGAAGAGAGTGTCGCGAGACAGCGGCGCGAGGCTCgcaaaataaatgaaacgCGGGGCGCACCGTGAGCGGCCGGCGGCCATGTTGGCCGGAAGTCACCGCACTGAGTCGCGAGCGGACTATCGATCGTGTATAAAAGCGCGTAGCGTTGGCATCTGGCGGACAAAGCACGATCGAGTTCCGTGGGGAGAGCATAGTCCGAGTTGACGGCGTGAATCGCAACGACATTTTGCGTCTCGCGTAATTATTTTCCGCTGCGAAGTCGCGAGCCGCTTCCCGACGTTCACGCAGGTAAACGGACAtcgaggaggaaaagagacaCGATGGCGAAGCTCAGCTTCAAGGTGTACATGATAAACGACGACTTGTCGGACCACGTCGAACAAGTGCGTAGATTCGCTATCGATACCGACGTCGCGATGAATTACAACTACTTGCGCGAGAGGCTGCAGACCTTCTTCCCGGAGCTGCGCTCTCGGAATTTCATCATGGCTTGGAGAGGTAGTAGtccatttttcacatttctttTCCCTTCAAACGCGAAGCGGGCTTCAACGTCACCGCCAGCTATTTGACGCCGAATCTCGTCCTCGTGCGCAGAAAAGATAAACAATCGATGCACCGACACCGATTGCACAATTCTGCGCTCCTGCACTCGTGCATTAGCTTGCGCGAATTTCAGTCCAGTGGGAATGGAACTTGCAATTTCTGACGCAATTGGAAGTTTTTGCTGCGCTTTATGAATGATTCGAGCGAATTCTACATAATGAGAATTTAAGATACAAGACTTAAGTTTTAAAGTGTAAGAAAGTGAGCAGTCGCAgtcaattttcatattttttttaatttgactgtaatttatcaatttttaacacTTAAAACTTATTTAGGCTTAAATTtaaggtataaataaattgagcTTTGAACCCTACGAAACTGACCAATCACagtcaatttcttttttgatGATCTGAGATGATCCTCTATGTCCAGATGACGAGAAGGAGAATATCACGATATCGACCAACGAGGAGCTGGAGATCGCGTTGACGGAGATGTCCAAGGACATCCGAAAGATCTGCAAGCTGTACATCATCCTGCAGAACGAGAAGGAAACGAGCGCAGAGGCCAAGAAGACGGAGAAGACCTGTCATCCCGGTGTGATCTGCGACATGTGCGACAAGAAGATCTACGGCTTCCGCTTCAAGTGCATGCAATGCGTGGACTACGACCTCTGCTTCGACTGCATGACGCTGGGCTATCATCCGGAGCACTACATGGTGCGCATGACCAACCCGGTCGACTGGTCGAGCTACCACGGCCACCGGCTCAATCACCACATGCGTAAGTTCGTGAGGAGGATGATGTACAGCAGCAAGGACGACGAGCGCAAGGCCAAGGGCGGCAggcgcggcggcagcggcacTCGCGGCTGCCCGATGTTCAACACAACAGGCGGTAAATTTACTGTTGGTCCGTTTGATGCATCTGTCGTAGAGCCACTGGTGGGTTTCATAGTAGATGCGTGTGTCCCCCCGTCAGACGCGTGCGACGAGCAGAAGCGGTCACCCaaggagcagcagcagcagcagcaccgAGACCCGTCGACCGAGGCGGCGACGGAGGCGACCGAGAACCCGCAGCAGGAGGTGACCAAGGACAAGTTCTCGCAGCTGATGAAGATGCTCGAGGACAACTTCTCGAGTATATCGCAGTTCCTCGACCCGCTCGGCATCAGCGTCAGCGTCGTCGATGACCGCGACGCCAACAAGCAGAGCAAACCAGCGAAGAACGCGGCGCAGGAGAAGGCTGCAGAGGGTCAGACCGCGGACGAGACCGGACGAGAGAGTAAGAAGTTCCCTGGAAAGGGAAAGAAACTCTGCGACGACAGCACGGAGGAGAAAGCGGGTCCTTCGGACAACGCGACATCGGTGCAGAAGGACACGGCGGCGGCCTCTTGCTCGGCCGAGCAGGCCGCTGAGGCTGACGAGTGGACGATGCTGCAGTGCGACAGCGCCATGAACATCAGCCGCGCGTCCTCCgcttcgtcctcctcctcgaaCGGCGCGATACCCAAGCAGGTAAGGcgtcgcacaaataaattattttaaagtttaGTTAAAAAATTCGTGTAATTATAAACGATTTCTTACCTGTGCATGCacttaaatattgataaaaatatttagtaattaattaaaacgcatAATCGAAATATAACACGGATCTAAGAAAGTAGTAAGAAAATGGTGAGTCTACCGTTTGCAAATTTCCtgcgcgcgtatctcgcgcACTCAAAATGCGTTTTACGGATACGCAGGCCGCATCGTCCACGTCAACAGCACCATCACCACCGGCAGAGGCGGCGAAAGCGGAGCCACCGAAGCCCATGTATCCACCTCTACCGCAGGAAGTGAAACACGAGTTCTACCATCCGAATCCCAAGATCCAAAACGCCGTGGAGACGATGATGGCGATGGGATTCTCCAACGACGGCGGCTGGCTCACGCATCTGCTGGTCTCGAAGAACGGCGACATCTGTCAGGCACTGGATGTTCTCTCGGCGGTGCAACGCAAATAATTGGAGGAAGCGAGACCAACATCtactcttttttttagttGGCGATAGCTCATCTATGATAACGGATGCACTAGTTAACGCATAGTCAGTGCTTTTGAGATAACGGTGACAGTTTATGTACGGTTGCTTATTataatcgttaataataattctctttACCTCGGTAAATCCTCATTTTACACACATTGCTCAACAATTGAGTgcacaaaattttaatagagGTCACGCGTCACGTTCCGTCTACTCTTAACGGGATCATTAATTAGCTTCATTTCAGTTTGATTATCGTTCGTCACTCGTTTACGTTGCTAAACTCTTTGTTTTGCGTACATACACGCGTACTACGATTTTCTCTAGAAGGATTAAATCACAACACACTTaggatttattttttagattatataaagagaagaatatactatttttacatattttcttgGTGATTGTAATCATTATATATCACTGCGTACTGCATTTtatgtgaataaaataaaagtgacgTAAAAGCTGTTGCCTCAATTTCGAAGCTCTCTCCCACTTGAGTTCTCCtacttcaattattttattattaaaagaaaattacgtaCATCGTTTAAGGATttagaaagttttattataaataactataCCGTGTATAATCTTTATAAGAATTTACATTGTTCCACTACGCCAAGTGGATTCTTGTGGGTAATCAATTCCAGTTCCCTTTGACCGCTGGGTGTGATATTTCTGATCCACTTGCGCTCCTTGTAGTACTCTACTATGGTTTCGAACTCCGCGACGGTGTAATCGTCGGTCAGAATCGGGAGGAAGGGATCGAGATGCTCGAAACCTTCTTTGCCGAGCAGGTATCTGGGCAGATGGGACTCTCGCCTTTCCTGAAATTAAAGATACaggatttaaattaataaataattaattacaattaaaaattaataaataaataattaaattaataaattaaaggatTTAAATTCTAGCCGAGCTGGAAAGAATTGTCCAATTAATTGTGCGATGCGGATTGTCGCGCGTACTTTATTCGCCAACGTGTCCACGGTCAGCACCACCGCACCGTTGCACCAGTCGTCCTTGGTCATGTCGTAGAACGGTCTCGCGAGCGTCACCTGCTTCGGCAGCATCATCACCTTGTTGTCGTCCTTGATGCGCGTGTAACTCGACGTGAACGCGTTGAACCCGTCAATCAGGACCATCGTTTTGCACTTGCCCGCGATACTGGCCCGCTTCAACTCGTTCAGCAGCCCGTTGACCGCGCCGCACGCGAACTTGACGCGGTTTATCCCGAAATCGATCAATTCCAGGAGGGGCGCGCCCTTCGACAGCATCTCGCGTTGATTCCACACGTAGTCCTCCGTGGTTTTCAACTGTGAAACAAGTAACGTGTCAAGCATGGctcagataaaaataaaaaaagcagcATCTCGGACATCCAACAGGATCACGTACATCCAACTGTGAAAGCAGCTGCAAGTTCTGTGCCTTGAAGGTTCTCAGCCACAACCCAGCGTCGATCGGCAGATCTATGCAACCTGGTGTCAACGCCGACGGCGCGACCTCCTTCACATCCTTGAACCAATGCGCGGCTAAAAGGTGCAAACCAGTAGTTAATAACAGCTACACTGAGACCAAAATTATCATCATCAACTGCATCGTTCATTTAAAACGAAACGTACCCCAATGTATATGAAGAAGCACGAACTTCTGTACGAAAGCGTAGTGAATTACGTGAGCCAGGGTCAAGCTTTTTCCCGTCCCGTGTTTTCCGTCTGTTTAACGTCATTAAGGTGCTTTTATCAGATTACCACATAATGGTCTTTGTACATGTACACA
The Ooceraea biroi isolate clonal line C1 chromosome 12, Obir_v5.4, whole genome shotgun sequence DNA segment above includes these coding regions:
- the LOC105284260 gene encoding sequestosome-1 isoform X1, with protein sequence MAKLSFKVYMINDDLSDHVEQVRRFAIDTDVAMNYNYLRERLQTFFPELRSRNFIMAWRDDEKENITISTNEELEIALTEMSKDIRKICKLYIILQNEKETSAEAKKTEKTCHPGVICDMCDKKIYGFRFKCMQCVDYDLCFDCMTLGYHPEHYMVRMTNPVDWSSYHGHRLNHHMRKFVRRMMYSSKDDERKAKGGRRGGSGTRGCPMFNTTGGKFTVGPFDASVVEPLVGFIVDACVPPSDACDEQKRSPKEQQQQQHRDPSTEAATEATENPQQEVTKDKFSQLMKMLEDNFSSISQFLDPLGISVSVVDDRDANKQSKPAKNAAQEKAAEGQTADETGRESKKFPGKGKKLCDDSTEEKAGPSDNATSVQKDTAAASCSAEQAAEADEWTMLQCDSAMNISRASSASSSSSNGAIPKQAASSTSTAPSPPAEAAKAEPPKPMYPPLPQEVKHEFYHPNPKIQNAVETMMAMGFSNDGGWLTHLLVSKNGDICQALDVLSAVQRK
- the LOC105284260 gene encoding sequestosome-1 isoform X2 → MAKLSFKVYMINDDLSDHVEQVRRFAIDTDVAMNYNYLRERLQTFFPELRSRNFIMAWRDDEKENITISTNEELEIALTEMSKDIRKICKLYIILQNEKETSAEAKKTEKTCHPGVICDMCDKKIYGFRFKCMQCVDYDLCFDCMTLGYHPEHYMVRMTNPVDWSSYHGHRLNHHMRKFVRRMMYSSKDDERKAKGGRRGGSGTRGCPMFNTTGDACDEQKRSPKEQQQQQHRDPSTEAATEATENPQQEVTKDKFSQLMKMLEDNFSSISQFLDPLGISVSVVDDRDANKQSKPAKNAAQEKAAEGQTADETGRESKKFPGKGKKLCDDSTEEKAGPSDNATSVQKDTAAASCSAEQAAEADEWTMLQCDSAMNISRASSASSSSSNGAIPKQAASSTSTAPSPPAEAAKAEPPKPMYPPLPQEVKHEFYHPNPKIQNAVETMMAMGFSNDGGWLTHLLVSKNGDICQALDVLSAVQRK
- the LOC105284261 gene encoding 28S ribosomal protein S29, mitochondrial, with the translated sequence MNGSRMSLRLYPLLRRIRKTHSPKFSTAVETKDEQISSAQVCSFRTTENNPANHSVDHFARLYTVSSDTQQQIFQHGGFPPVFRQQITTFQDCSLLIRQPALEILTYLNQADYTRPVNKYVIYGKHGTGKSLTLAHVIHYAFVQKFVLLHIHWAAHWFKDVKEVAPSALTPGCIDLPIDAGLWLRTFKAQNLQLLSQLDLKTTEDYVWNQREMLSKGAPLLELIDFGINRVKFACGAVNGLLNELKRASIAGKCKTMVLIDGFNAFTSSYTRIKDDNKVMMLPKQVTLARPFYDMTKDDWCNGAVVLTVDTLANKERRESHLPRYLLGKEGFEHLDPFLPILTDDYTVAEFETIVEYYKERKWIRNITPSGQRELELITHKNPLGVVEQCKFL